One window of Thalassovita mediterranea genomic DNA carries:
- a CDS encoding peroxiredoxin, with translation MSSVISAGDAAPKVHLETTSGKVSILTDSGRGLILFFYPKDNTPGCTNEAKDFTAMKDAFDKKGFDIIGVSRDSLSSHEKFIEKQELSIPLATDDDGSVCEAFGVWKEKNMYGRKFMGIERSTFAIGADGMIIESWRKVRVKGHAEEVLSVL, from the coding sequence ATGTCATCAGTAATATCTGCAGGCGATGCAGCTCCGAAAGTTCACCTTGAAACCACCAGCGGCAAGGTTTCAATTCTAACTGACAGCGGGCGCGGCCTGATCCTTTTCTTCTATCCGAAAGACAACACGCCCGGATGCACGAATGAGGCCAAGGATTTTACAGCGATGAAAGACGCCTTCGACAAGAAGGGCTTCGACATAATCGGGGTTTCGCGCGACAGCCTCTCGTCTCACGAGAAGTTCATTGAGAAACAGGAGCTTAGCATTCCGCTTGCGACCGATGATGACGGATCCGTTTGCGAAGCCTTCGGCGTCTGGAAGGAAAAGAATATGTATGGCCGCAAATTCATGGGTATCGAACGCTCTACTTTCGCTATTGGCGCCGATGGCATGATTATTGAAAGCTGGCGGAAGGTACGTGTGAAAGGACACGCAGAAGAAGTGCTGTCTGTACTTTAA
- a CDS encoding DUF3971 domain-containing protein, with protein sequence MRQTAAVVTLEIIGGILLLAIAGAVALAYMLSRGPVELSLFKDEVEKALVAARDGRDVDIERLALQWSPADRRMIFAASGLKLADNDGQLAGEAEQAVITLDAGSLIFGRVEVTETQLRNGWADVRNISPTEWTFAGEPLPEFEARELPTTPEGWLTLSNTTLASLLEGLKASKTSTSLEVAAFENMELRFFDQEGGVIAVMDEASGRFDQTGSGLEASLSGSGEGIGLPGDLTTSLSVPDGYTDLDFKVGITNWSIGDLASRFGAGETLVTGFPADITIGLTYIEDEGIAGLSLAADAEEGRVTLAGRDLDFEALRFDAAYAPAEDRLAFSDLGIETERANGVFSGWIDGLVRQDGTIAFDLVSDSTSLDFTPYFPDVWQLDRVALQGTLDMETTAVSLSAYDVETRGIEFVGTADIAPVSEPEEGELPFQITSEGEAVGTITKDQVLAFWPETLGRGARDFARNRVLDGRVTAASYQLKLQRDSFEEGFLRDEDLAVRFFIEDAAVKFLNDLPPVTDATGSGRLTGNGFQVQLSEGSYDGWVLSEGSVHFPRFNPKGELFRVSARGQGPLVNVMRNIAESRLMRDNPDALDPERFSGDATASIELLRPALDDVPVEDMQISVEAEVTDGTLAEALPGLDLTNMRVDVSLENMRLVMTGFGDLGPAPVQFTWRDEFNDGGDTADLSASAFVSPDFLNRFGVVGRAYVSEDIPVELQAQVAADGIAGVEVGFELQQSRIDISEIGYIKPVGEPARATLSYDAKSDTNASTFRFLSEKARFDGDVVLSKAGRLQSLEVREAYHDGFMDVSGSVRVEPNGKLVSELNGAFLDASAFFGDFASMGGNASGISLPVTLTANLDTLRLRRGLDLEEASLSFVSAETGVREVRADGTIESGGKMSAVYIGPTAEEPARISLDSDDAGFFMRALLRQDFLTGGSLSLNGDLARGSDPARLRLELSDVRMRDAPFLTQVLSLASLRGLADTLSGEGVLFTDISVPVAIQSGRFVIEGARANGPALGLTLNGWFEQESDEIRLSGVLVPSFGMNSMLGGVPVIGDLFVGREGEGIFSLTYSVRGTTDRAQVAVNPLSAVTPGILRRIFENPADTSIPEGIPVDPDKTPPAPPMPDAEFIAPAPGSETN encoded by the coding sequence GTGCGACAGACTGCAGCTGTAGTTACACTCGAGATCATTGGCGGCATTCTATTGCTGGCGATCGCGGGGGCTGTGGCGCTTGCATATATGCTGTCGCGGGGGCCGGTAGAACTCAGTCTTTTCAAGGATGAAGTCGAAAAAGCCCTTGTTGCCGCACGTGATGGCAGGGACGTCGATATTGAGCGTCTGGCGCTTCAATGGTCGCCCGCCGACCGGCGGATGATCTTTGCAGCCAGCGGGCTCAAGCTCGCAGATAATGACGGGCAGCTCGCAGGCGAAGCAGAGCAGGCCGTCATTACGCTTGATGCGGGTTCGCTCATCTTTGGCCGGGTCGAGGTGACAGAAACACAATTGCGCAATGGTTGGGCAGATGTGCGCAATATCTCACCAACTGAATGGACGTTTGCTGGCGAACCGCTGCCGGAATTCGAAGCGCGCGAGCTGCCGACAACGCCTGAAGGGTGGCTGACGCTCTCCAACACAACGCTTGCGAGCCTTCTCGAGGGCCTGAAAGCCAGCAAGACGTCGACGTCGCTCGAGGTTGCTGCATTCGAGAACATGGAGCTCCGCTTTTTCGACCAGGAAGGCGGCGTCATCGCTGTCATGGACGAGGCGAGCGGCCGTTTCGATCAGACTGGTTCCGGACTTGAGGCGTCCCTGTCCGGAAGCGGGGAAGGGATCGGGCTTCCAGGTGACCTCACCACGTCGCTTAGTGTGCCTGATGGATACACTGACCTCGACTTCAAGGTCGGCATAACGAATTGGAGCATTGGCGATCTCGCGAGCCGGTTCGGGGCTGGCGAGACGCTGGTGACCGGCTTTCCGGCCGATATCACGATTGGTCTGACCTATATCGAGGACGAAGGCATTGCGGGGCTGAGCCTTGCAGCCGACGCCGAAGAGGGCAGGGTGACGCTCGCTGGGCGCGATCTCGATTTCGAGGCGCTGCGCTTCGATGCCGCCTATGCGCCGGCAGAGGATCGGTTGGCCTTCAGCGATCTCGGGATCGAGACCGAGCGGGCTAACGGCGTCTTCAGCGGCTGGATTGACGGGCTGGTTCGTCAGGACGGCACGATCGCGTTCGATCTCGTTTCCGACAGCACGTCTCTTGATTTCACGCCATATTTTCCTGACGTCTGGCAGCTTGACCGCGTCGCCTTGCAGGGCACGCTCGACATGGAAACGACAGCCGTTTCGCTGTCGGCTTATGATGTCGAGACGCGCGGCATAGAATTTGTCGGCACCGCGGATATCGCGCCAGTCAGTGAGCCGGAAGAGGGCGAGCTGCCCTTTCAAATCACCTCGGAAGGCGAAGCGGTCGGTACGATCACCAAGGACCAGGTTCTGGCCTTCTGGCCTGAAACACTTGGCAGGGGCGCGAGGGATTTTGCCCGTAACCGGGTGCTGGACGGCCGTGTAACTGCGGCGAGCTATCAGCTGAAGCTGCAGCGGGACAGTTTCGAGGAAGGCTTCCTGCGGGACGAGGATCTGGCTGTCCGGTTTTTCATCGAAGACGCTGCTGTGAAGTTTTTAAATGATCTGCCGCCCGTCACCGATGCGACCGGTAGCGGCCGCCTGACGGGAAATGGCTTCCAGGTGCAGCTGAGCGAAGGCAGTTATGATGGCTGGGTTCTCAGCGAGGGCAGCGTTCACTTTCCGCGTTTCAATCCGAAGGGGGAGCTGTTCCGTGTTTCGGCCAGAGGGCAGGGGCCGCTCGTCAATGTGATGCGCAATATCGCGGAATCCCGCCTCATGCGCGACAATCCGGACGCTTTGGATCCGGAGCGCTTTTCCGGTGACGCCACGGCGAGCATCGAATTGCTGCGCCCGGCGCTGGATGATGTCCCAGTTGAGGACATGCAGATATCTGTCGAGGCCGAAGTGACTGACGGCACGCTCGCTGAGGCGCTTCCGGGGCTCGACCTCACAAATATGCGCGTAGATGTGTCACTTGAGAATATGCGTCTCGTCATGACAGGTTTTGGCGATCTCGGCCCGGCGCCGGTGCAGTTTACATGGCGAGATGAGTTCAATGATGGCGGCGACACGGCTGATCTTTCAGCGAGCGCGTTCGTTTCGCCTGACTTCCTGAACCGTTTTGGTGTGGTCGGCAGGGCCTATGTGTCTGAGGACATCCCGGTCGAGCTTCAGGCCCAGGTAGCCGCGGACGGTATCGCCGGCGTCGAGGTCGGTTTCGAACTCCAGCAGTCGCGCATCGATATCTCCGAGATCGGCTACATCAAGCCAGTGGGAGAACCGGCGCGCGCGACACTCTCCTATGACGCGAAATCGGACACGAACGCATCGACCTTCCGCTTTCTAAGCGAGAAGGCCCGCTTTGATGGTGATGTTGTCCTGTCCAAGGCCGGGCGGCTGCAGTCGCTGGAGGTTCGCGAGGCCTATCATGATGGCTTCATGGATGTGAGCGGCAGCGTCCGGGTTGAGCCGAATGGAAAGCTCGTCAGCGAACTGAACGGTGCGTTCCTTGATGCGAGTGCCTTCTTTGGGGACTTTGCGTCCATGGGCGGCAATGCGTCTGGCATTAGCCTGCCGGTCACGCTGACTGCAAACCTCGACACGCTGCGCCTTCGTCGCGGTCTCGACCTCGAAGAGGCTTCCTTGAGCTTTGTGAGCGCAGAAACGGGCGTACGTGAAGTGCGTGCTGACGGCACAATCGAGTCCGGCGGCAAGATGAGCGCCGTCTATATCGGCCCGACCGCCGAAGAGCCTGCGCGCATCAGTCTCGACAGCGATGATGCGGGCTTTTTCATGCGGGCCTTGCTGCGTCAGGACTTCCTGACTGGGGGTTCTCTCAGCCTAAACGGCGACCTCGCGCGCGGATCAGACCCAGCACGGCTTCGGCTGGAGCTCTCCGACGTGCGGATGCGCGATGCCCCATTCCTGACTCAGGTGCTCTCGCTGGCATCATTGCGTGGCCTTGCCGATACGTTGAGCGGGGAAGGGGTGTTGTTCACCGATATCAGCGTGCCGGTCGCCATCCAGTCCGGACGGTTTGTGATCGAAGGCGCGCGTGCTAACGGTCCGGCGCTAGGCCTGACACTCAATGGCTGGTTCGAGCAGGAGAGCGATGAAATCCGCCTAAGCGGCGTTCTGGTGCCGAGCTTTGGCATGAATTCCATGCTGGGCGGCGTGCCAGTCATCGGTGATCTGTTCGTGGGCCGCGAAGGCGAGGGGATCTTCTCGCTGACCTATTCGGTGCGCGGTACGACTGACCGCGCGCAGGTCGCTGTGAACCCGCTGTCAGCCGTGACGCCAGGTATCCTGCGCCGTATCTTCGAAAACCCGGCCGACACATCGATCCCGGAGGGGATTCCTGTCGATCCAGACAAGACACCGCCAGCGCCGCCGATGCCGGACGCAGAATTTATCGCGCCGGCACCTGGTTCAGAGACGAACTAG
- the mazG gene encoding nucleoside triphosphate pyrophosphohydrolase, whose protein sequence is MTKHSDSEFERLKSIMQQLRNPDGGCPWDLEQTFETIAPYTIEEAYEVADAIEREDFGDLKDELGDLLLQVVFHSQIAQDSGLFDVEDVARSVNDKMVRRHPHVFGDAEERDADTQTEAWEAIKARERAAKGAVTEDTSALAGVAKALPALMRAEKIQKRAARTGFDWTEPRDILLKLDEECDEVREAIDSGDLDAIEDEIGDLLFVAANLARRFKLDPEIALRRSNAKFERRFRAMEQLATDQGKIFSELSLDDQGALWDDVKRLEKG, encoded by the coding sequence ATGACAAAACACTCCGACAGCGAGTTTGAACGCCTCAAATCCATCATGCAGCAATTGCGTAATCCTGATGGTGGTTGCCCCTGGGATCTGGAGCAGACTTTTGAGACCATCGCGCCTTACACGATCGAGGAAGCTTATGAAGTCGCCGATGCGATCGAACGTGAGGATTTCGGCGACCTAAAAGACGAGCTCGGCGACCTTCTCCTGCAGGTCGTTTTCCACAGTCAGATCGCTCAGGATTCCGGACTTTTCGACGTCGAGGACGTCGCCCGGAGCGTCAATGACAAGATGGTCCGGCGCCATCCCCATGTCTTCGGAGATGCCGAGGAACGCGACGCCGATACGCAGACCGAAGCGTGGGAAGCCATCAAGGCGCGTGAAAGGGCCGCCAAGGGCGCCGTCACTGAAGACACGTCTGCACTTGCTGGCGTCGCCAAGGCACTTCCAGCGCTCATGCGCGCCGAGAAGATCCAGAAACGCGCCGCCCGCACGGGCTTTGACTGGACCGAGCCGCGCGACATCCTGTTAAAGCTTGATGAGGAATGCGACGAAGTTCGGGAAGCCATCGATAGCGGCGACCTGGATGCTATCGAGGACGAGATCGGCGACCTTCTCTTCGTGGCGGCCAATCTCGCGCGGCGCTTCAAGCTTGATCCGGAAATTGCGCTTCGCCGGTCCAACGCCAAGTTCGAACGCCGGTTTCGCGCAATGGAGCAGCTGGCGACCGATCAGGGAAAAATATTCAGCGAGCTGTCACTCGACGATCAGGGCGCGCTCTGGGACGACGTCAAACGCCTCGAGAAAGGCTGA
- a CDS encoding MBL fold metallo-hydrolase: MSRTGRFTFLGTGSSGGVPRVGNDWGACDPNEPRNRRRRCCVLVDAGPLDTPDNCTRILIDSSPELRDQLLDAEVRHLDALVYTHDHADQSHGIDDVRALALRMRKRVPTYLDARTAATLTKRFGYCFEGHGGYPPILDRQDDIVPLQPFSIDGEGGPVTLLPVEQMHGRIMSLGFRIGNLAYCNDLHDFPPESLEAIAGVDNLILDALRYTEHPSHAHLDRALGWIEQLAPKKAWLTNLHIDLDYQTLCNELPAHVRPAYDGLAVDFEL; the protein is encoded by the coding sequence ATGAGCAGAACCGGGCGCTTCACATTCCTCGGAACAGGTTCCTCCGGCGGCGTACCACGCGTCGGGAATGACTGGGGCGCATGTGACCCGAATGAGCCGCGCAACAGGCGCAGACGTTGCTGCGTTCTCGTCGATGCAGGCCCTTTGGATACACCTGACAATTGCACACGCATCCTGATCGACTCATCACCGGAACTCCGTGATCAGTTGCTTGACGCCGAGGTCCGTCATCTGGACGCGCTGGTCTACACGCACGACCATGCAGACCAATCCCATGGCATTGACGACGTCCGGGCGCTGGCACTGCGCATGCGCAAGCGCGTGCCGACCTATCTCGATGCTCGCACCGCTGCGACGCTGACGAAGCGCTTCGGCTATTGTTTCGAGGGGCATGGCGGCTATCCACCCATCCTTGACCGCCAGGACGATATCGTTCCGCTTCAGCCATTCAGTATCGACGGAGAAGGGGGGCCGGTAACCCTCCTGCCAGTTGAACAGATGCACGGACGGATCATGAGCCTCGGTTTTCGCATCGGGAACCTCGCTTACTGCAACGACCTGCACGATTTTCCGCCTGAAAGCCTCGAAGCGATCGCTGGCGTCGATAATCTGATCCTCGACGCGCTACGCTACACCGAACATCCGAGCCACGCGCATCTGGACCGCGCACTCGGTTGGATCGAACAGCTCGCGCCGAAGAAAGCATGGCTCACAAATCTTCATATCGATCTTGATTACCAGACGCTCTGTAATGAGCTGCCTGCGCACGTACGGCCTGCCTATGACGGCCTCGCCGTCGATTTCGAGCTCTGA
- a CDS encoding TatD family hydrolase — MFDTHVNLHAEAFEEDREEVLARAREAGIRRFLAICDRFDNYPAVKAIADANDDIWNTVGVHPHHAKDFQDLTVEDLIRAAGDPCTVAIGETGLDFHYGYSAEAEQVANFRRHIAAARETGLPLVVHTREADSLTADILEDEYKNGPCGILLHCYTGGQELADRGLALGAYFSVSGILSFKNAKDVRAVISTIPLDRIILETDCPYLAPVPYRGRRNEPAYLPYVADALAALHDKSREEITSICEDNALTLFNKVTT; from the coding sequence ATGTTCGATACGCATGTAAACCTGCACGCCGAGGCGTTCGAAGAGGACCGCGAAGAGGTGCTTGCGCGCGCGCGGGAAGCTGGCATCCGGCGCTTCCTCGCGATTTGCGATCGCTTCGATAATTATCCGGCCGTGAAGGCTATCGCAGATGCGAATGACGACATCTGGAACACGGTAGGCGTCCACCCACATCACGCCAAGGACTTTCAGGATCTCACCGTCGAAGACCTCATCCGCGCGGCAGGGGACCCGTGCACGGTCGCCATCGGGGAGACCGGCCTCGATTTCCACTATGGCTATTCGGCAGAGGCCGAGCAGGTCGCGAACTTCCGGCGCCACATCGCAGCGGCGCGCGAAACCGGACTGCCTCTGGTGGTTCATACGCGCGAGGCCGACAGCCTGACGGCAGATATTCTGGAGGATGAATATAAGAACGGACCGTGCGGTATCCTTCTTCATTGCTATACGGGCGGCCAGGAGCTTGCGGACCGCGGCCTGGCGCTCGGCGCATATTTTTCGGTGTCCGGCATTCTGTCCTTCAAGAATGCGAAGGATGTTCGCGCCGTCATCTCCACCATTCCGCTGGACCGCATTATTCTTGAGACGGACTGTCCGTATCTAGCGCCTGTGCCTTATCGCGGGCGGCGCAATGAGCCTGCCTATTTGCCATATGTCGCCGATGCTCTGGCGGCACTTCACGACAAGTCGCGCGAAGAAATAACTTCAATATGCGAAGATAATGCATTGACTTTATTCAATAAAGTGACTACATGA
- the tmk gene encoding dTMP kinase: MSRRGRFITIEGGEGTGKSTLIAGLETHFLESGQPVTVTREPGGTPLAETLRGLVLSPPSDTRWSAMSEALLVYAARRDHLEKLIEPALAKGENVICDRFADSTRVYQRLGGLAPAVIEMLDDLVVGEQQPDLTLVLDGPVEELMARRKARGGSDVFEAMPLDFHKDVRQGFLDLAAAHPDRCKVIDATQPEAAVLSDALKAIEDAS, from the coding sequence ATGAGCCGTCGCGGGCGGTTCATAACGATTGAGGGCGGCGAAGGGACGGGTAAGTCCACGCTGATTGCAGGCCTAGAAACGCATTTCCTTGAAAGCGGCCAGCCGGTCACCGTCACACGGGAGCCGGGCGGCACGCCGCTTGCGGAAACGCTGCGCGGTCTTGTCCTGTCGCCCCCATCCGACACGCGCTGGAGCGCTATGAGCGAAGCCTTGCTCGTCTATGCTGCTCGACGTGATCACCTAGAGAAGCTGATCGAACCGGCGCTCGCAAAAGGCGAGAACGTCATCTGTGACCGGTTCGCTGACTCCACGCGCGTCTACCAACGGCTTGGCGGTCTGGCGCCAGCCGTCATCGAAATGCTGGACGACCTTGTGGTGGGCGAGCAGCAGCCTGACCTCACCCTCGTTCTGGACGGTCCCGTCGAAGAACTGATGGCGCGGCGCAAGGCGCGCGGCGGGTCAGACGTCTTCGAGGCCATGCCGCTCGATTTCCACAAGGATGTTCGGCAAGGCTTTCTTGATCTAGCCGCGGCTCATCCAGACCGCTGCAAGGTCATCGATGCAACGCAGCCGGAAGCCGCAGTTCTCTCCGACGCGCTCAAAGCGATTGAAGACGCCTCATGA
- a CDS encoding D-alanyl-D-alanine carboxypeptidase — translation MLRPNLLAALSVLAAAALPASAQYIDTEAEYAVIMDYETGDILFSKRGSEAMIPASMTKIMTAHVVYDAIERGEISLDDELVVSERAWREGGWATGGSTMGLKIGETPTVEQLLRGVIVLSGNDACIVLAEGLAGSEEAFADRMTDLAHELGLSSANFKNASGLPADGHVISAADLAKLAALEIRKYPEYYKYYSELEMTWNGITQGNRNPLLYSMEGADGLKTGHLEVSGYGLTASAERDGQRMIMVLNGLPSSQARAEESERLMRLAFTAFDTRTVEPSEEAFAELPVWSGEASTVGVRLEQPLRVAGHKRAFDEASTEIVYDGPLSAPIEEGQQVATLVITMEGRDEPVTAPLIATSSVEKLGFMGKAIAGLSLKMGGAADQ, via the coding sequence ATGCTTCGCCCGAACCTGCTTGCCGCCCTCTCTGTCCTCGCAGCTGCGGCGCTGCCGGCATCTGCCCAGTATATCGACACTGAAGCAGAATACGCCGTCATCATGGACTATGAGACCGGCGACATCCTGTTCTCCAAGCGCGGCTCTGAGGCCATGATTCCGGCCTCCATGACCAAGATCATGACGGCGCACGTGGTCTATGACGCCATTGAGCGCGGCGAGATCTCGCTCGACGACGAACTGGTCGTCAGCGAACGCGCCTGGCGCGAAGGTGGCTGGGCCACGGGCGGCTCCACCATGGGCCTCAAGATCGGCGAAACGCCAACGGTTGAACAGCTCCTTCGCGGCGTGATCGTGCTATCGGGCAATGACGCGTGCATCGTTCTGGCCGAAGGCCTCGCAGGTTCTGAAGAGGCATTCGCCGACCGGATGACCGACCTCGCTCATGAGCTCGGTCTGTCTTCAGCCAACTTCAAGAACGCCAGCGGCCTTCCCGCCGACGGCCATGTCATCTCGGCAGCAGACCTCGCAAAACTCGCCGCCCTCGAAATCCGCAAATACCCGGAATACTACAAATACTATTCCGAGCTGGAGATGACCTGGAATGGCATCACCCAAGGCAACCGCAACCCGCTCCTCTATTCGATGGAAGGCGCAGACGGCCTCAAGACCGGCCACCTCGAAGTCTCCGGCTACGGCCTTACCGCGTCTGCTGAGCGCGACGGCCAGAGAATGATTATGGTGCTGAACGGTCTTCCAAGCTCGCAGGCCCGCGCGGAAGAGTCCGAGCGCCTAATGCGTCTTGCCTTCACCGCTTTCGACACGCGCACCGTCGAACCTTCGGAAGAGGCATTTGCCGAACTTCCAGTCTGGAGTGGCGAGGCCAGCACTGTTGGCGTCCGCCTCGAGCAGCCGCTTCGCGTCGCAGGGCACAAGCGCGCCTTCGATGAGGCGTCGACCGAAATCGTCTATGATGGTCCGCTCTCGGCACCGATCGAAGAGGGCCAGCAGGTCGCCACGCTGGTGATCACCATGGAAGGCCGCGACGAACCAGTCACTGCGCCCCTAATCGCAACGTCTTCTGTCGAGAAGCTCGGCTTCATGGGTAAGGCGATTGCCGGGCTCAGCCTTAAAATGGGCGGCGCTGCTGACCAATGA
- a CDS encoding SPOR domain-containing protein, whose protein sequence is MVLNANTGLRALAATTLLASIVPVFAQAGPREAAPIDFVRLTSVEQSRRAPVTARVGTTTPRLNPKAVQDTWRGPVTNTGSGSLPQVRRRIEFAYPGSVRTPVSVRPTSPTSTPLPELGGAVMNEVAISSALSRSGERMVAGHPSLPLNSLAHVRNPQNNAELVVHITSRTSARREETLTLSPDAAELLGISRPFGAQVMVENLGPGAPARAEAEPAPQVLQASFDREIPVERQTSPPPASGSLFVQIGSFTERNKASDVASRIGGGLSSELQAANVRGQTYHRVMVGPFQSRDAADRARASLRQLGFRDGFVTSG, encoded by the coding sequence ATGGTCTTGAATGCCAATACTGGTCTGCGCGCGCTTGCGGCCACAACACTTTTAGCTTCCATCGTTCCAGTATTTGCACAAGCAGGGCCGCGCGAAGCTGCCCCGATTGATTTCGTGCGTCTCACGTCTGTAGAGCAGTCGAGACGAGCGCCGGTGACAGCGCGCGTCGGCACGACAACGCCCCGGTTGAACCCCAAAGCCGTCCAGGACACCTGGCGCGGGCCTGTCACCAACACGGGGTCCGGGTCCTTGCCGCAGGTCCGGCGCAGGATCGAATTTGCCTACCCCGGCAGCGTTCGAACGCCCGTATCAGTTCGCCCGACTTCGCCAACGAGCACGCCTCTACCGGAACTTGGCGGTGCGGTCATGAATGAGGTCGCAATTTCCTCTGCACTTTCCCGTTCTGGTGAACGAATGGTCGCCGGCCATCCGAGTTTGCCGTTGAACAGCCTCGCCCATGTTCGTAACCCGCAGAACAATGCCGAACTCGTCGTCCACATTACCAGCCGCACATCGGCCCGGCGTGAAGAGACTTTGACCCTGTCTCCCGACGCTGCCGAGCTACTCGGCATTTCGAGGCCCTTTGGCGCCCAGGTCATGGTCGAGAACCTCGGTCCCGGAGCGCCAGCCCGCGCAGAGGCCGAGCCCGCTCCGCAGGTTCTGCAAGCCAGCTTTGACCGTGAAATCCCGGTCGAGCGTCAAACCTCACCACCCCCCGCATCTGGCTCGCTCTTCGTCCAGATTGGCTCTTTCACAGAGCGAAACAAGGCGAGTGACGTTGCTAGCCGTATTGGCGGCGGACTATCGAGCGAGTTGCAGGCGGCGAATGTGAGAGGCCAGACATATCACAGGGTCATGGTCGGCCCGTTCCAGTCGCGCGATGCGGCGGACAGAGCCCGCGCCAGCCTGCGTCAGCTCGGCTTTCGAGACGGCTTCGTCACGTCTGGCTGA
- a CDS encoding septal ring lytic transglycosylase RlpA family protein produces the protein MTSIPVSARYFTSAIALCLMSVPASADTVDFDASRPGTAPEFSAPLLSPVNAKTSFVAAKESGKASWYGRAFNGRPTASGEIFDAAQLTAAHPSLPLPSLVKVTNQSNGREIVVRVNDRGPFTGGRIIDLSRGAAETLGMIEQGVATVTLDYLGPAPAKQTVQYDTTNQYAANTETNTWPEPESRGAHPTLYDDTLLGGVEPSLGVPDPGKSTPTPAQLGNPAPLAAPVTPPVTPTVSAAPDQVASYQPRPNDLRPVVASDLAAIPEAPQSPPEQPVVQAVASGPQLYVQVGSFTRINNAQDVSQRLASSFQTDIEAVRINDADYFRVFAGPFSTREAGERARQDLKLLGLGEGFIVSR, from the coding sequence GTGACATCGATTCCTGTGTCAGCCCGCTACTTCACGAGTGCCATCGCCCTGTGCCTGATGTCTGTTCCAGCGTCAGCGGACACCGTCGATTTCGACGCGTCGCGCCCGGGGACGGCGCCGGAATTCTCGGCGCCGCTGCTGAGCCCGGTGAATGCGAAAACCTCATTCGTGGCTGCCAAGGAAAGCGGCAAGGCATCCTGGTACGGCCGCGCGTTCAATGGTCGCCCAACGGCGAGCGGTGAAATCTTCGATGCTGCGCAACTGACAGCGGCCCATCCAAGCCTGCCGCTGCCAAGCCTCGTAAAGGTCACGAACCAGTCCAATGGCCGGGAGATCGTCGTCCGCGTCAATGATCGCGGACCTTTCACGGGCGGCCGCATCATCGATCTGTCGCGCGGCGCAGCTGAAACACTGGGTATGATAGAGCAGGGGGTTGCAACGGTTACGCTGGACTATCTCGGCCCAGCACCTGCGAAACAGACGGTTCAATACGACACCACAAATCAGTACGCGGCGAACACCGAGACGAACACTTGGCCAGAGCCAGAGAGCAGGGGAGCTCACCCGACCCTCTATGACGACACGCTTCTTGGCGGTGTCGAGCCGTCGCTCGGCGTGCCTGATCCCGGCAAGTCCACTCCAACGCCGGCGCAACTTGGCAATCCGGCCCCTCTCGCAGCGCCAGTGACGCCGCCAGTGACCCCGACCGTCAGCGCCGCGCCTGATCAGGTCGCAAGCTATCAGCCGCGCCCGAATGATCTTCGCCCGGTTGTAGCGAGTGATCTCGCCGCCATTCCGGAAGCGCCTCAATCGCCTCCAGAGCAACCTGTCGTACAGGCAGTCGCAAGCGGCCCTCAGCTCTACGTGCAGGTCGGCTCATTCACGCGCATCAACAATGCGCAGGACGTCTCGCAACGTCTCGCCTCGAGCTTCCAGACCGATATCGAAGCCGTGCGCATCAACGATGCCGACTATTTCCGCGTGTTTGCAGGTCCCTTTTCGACACGCGAAGCCGGCGAGCGCGCGCGCCAGGATCTCAAATTGCTGGGTCTCGGCGAGGGCTTCATCGTAAGCCGCTAG